One stretch of Vulpes lagopus strain Blue_001 chromosome X, ASM1834538v1, whole genome shotgun sequence DNA includes these proteins:
- the PRRG3 gene encoding transmembrane gamma-carboxyglutamic acid protein 3, translating to MAVFLEAKNAHSVLKRFPRANEFLEELRQGTIERECMEEVCSYEEVKEVFEDKEKTMEFWKGYPNAVYSVRDPAQSSDAMYVVVPLLGVALLIVIALFIIWRCQLQKATRHHPSYAQNRYLASRAGHSLPRVMVYRGTVHSQGESSGHREAGGNPQVVLGPSRGGRATVRLESTLYLPELSLSRLSSATPPPSYEEVTAPQESSSEEASVSYSDPPPKYEEIVATNPGSDK from the exons ATGGCAG TGTTCCTGGAGGCCAAGAATGCCCATTCGGTCCTGAAACGGTTCCCCCGCGCCAATGAGTTCCTGGAGGAGCTGCGCCAGGGCACCATCGAGCGAGAGTGCATGGAGGAGGTCTGCAGCTACGAGGAGGTCAAGGAGGTGTTCGAGGACAAAGAGAAAACG ATGGAGTTCTGGAAGGGGTACCCGAACGCCGTCTACTCGGTCCGAGATCCGGCCCAAAGCTCAGATGCCATGTACGTGGTGGTGCCCCTTCTGGGGGTGGCGCTCCTGATCGTCATCGCCCTGTTCATCATCTGGAGGTGCCAGCTGCAGAAAGCCACCCGTCACCACCCGTCGTACGCGCAGAACCGGTACCTCGCCAGTCGCGCCGGGCACAGCCTGCCCCGGGTCATGGTGTACCGGGGCACTGTGCATAGCCAGGGGGAGTCCTCTGGGCATCGTGAGGCGGGGGGCAACCCGCAGGTGGTGCTGGGGCCCAGTCGCGGGGGCAGAGCCACGGTCCGCCTCGAGAGCACCCTCTACCtccctgagctctctctctccaggCTGTCCAGTGCCACTCCTCCCCCGTCCTACGAGGAGGTGACCGCGCCTCAGGAGAGCAGCAGTGAGGAGGCGAGTGTCTCTTACAGCGACCCACCCCCAAAGTATGAGGAGATAGTGGCCACCAACCCCGGCTCGGACAAGTAG